TAAAAACTGACCTTGTCAGTGCTGTTAGGTGGACAAACTGTGTAATAGCAACATATAATGGTTTATAAATTACTATAAACATGCTGTATTTCTGGTATTTCAGCACTACAATTTCTTGTTACTTTTCAGCTGATGTGTAAGCCAATAATGATATCTGTGATAAGATAATATCCACgagtcatttttttttggtgggCTCTACTGTTGAGTAGAAtttcacaaaactttacaaatGTCTAGGGTCTAATTTAAATAGTTTCATAAACTGAAACTAGATTTTAATGTAATTCTGCATCCAGACTGTGTgatatgtctttatttttatttatttaaaatcgAAAATCATTGAGAGCAAAGCCCTCATTTACAATGATGATAAGCggatacaaaataataaaaatacaagttaaaagaagaacatcaattaaaacaagaacaacacaaattaaaacaaatatataaatacaattaataaataatttaacaaacaaaaccaattGAAACAGGTACAAACTGACGTTAAAGGGTTTGAATGACCAAGAGGTACCAGTGAATTCATTTTTGCTTTAAGTGCTTTGTTGTGAGTTCCAGGTTAATGATGCAAAGAAGCCAAAAGCAGTTTTTCCAAGCTCAGTTTGAACTCAAGGGACATGAAGCATTAGCCAGTCATTAGTCCTGGTTCAGTGTGAGCTAGTGGACCAAACTAAGATGGAAGTAATATATGAAGGCAGCTGTCCAATTGAGCccttgtaaataaacaaatatgtaTTCAAATCGTGCCAATTTTTGTACAGGATGCAGTGATGAGTGATATAAGCATCATCAGTAAATAACCTGAGAGAAAAGTGGTAGACTTTGGAGTTGTGTTAAttaatttgcattaatttaCTGACCAAATTTGATACATGATTTTTAAACGAAAAACTTCTCATCAATCCAAATGATGAGAAGATGTGTGGCCTTCAGTCCAGCTGTGGCCACAGAAGCACAGCTACCATTACTCATGCAGTCTTTACCGTAGCAAACTGCCAGCTCTGCTTTCCCCAATCATGTTGCAGTGTGATGAATCAGGCTGGAGTCATTATCACGTTGACCTCATGTtcattgtaaatatttgttgCTGTCATCGgaaattatttttcacagtATTTGTCATAAGGGCATTAACATGGATGTCACTTGATTTTTAAAGGCTGAAACGTCACCTTTGCCTCAGATCCACTGCTTCCCCCACTCTCCACTTTTCTCTCcacaaaagacacaaatttGGTCTTCTCTCTATTAGACGACTTCTTAAGTGCTGCCAGAAACCTTCTGCGATATTTGCCAAAGTCAGTAAGCCTGGATCAACTATACCTGCAGTGCAGGGAGCAAAGTGATGCATGAGGCTCGTCACAGAGAGAAACGTGAGCATTCAGggagtatttttttcaaaagagtGAAAGCATCAGCAGAGCTCTCACTGTCAGGATCATATCCCTGATTTAGAAATAGTTGTTGATCAGGAAGTCAATAGTGTCAgttgaaaatgtattattgtagTCATTCCTAAATGCAACCTGTGCATAAAGAATTAGTCCTGTGAATGTTTTACATTCCAATTCAGTGGCAAAACAATGTCCAAACAGCAGTGACACATTTATTGTGATTCAGTGAAGTGAAGTCTCATCTAGCATCCTTATTCAAATTACTTATAAACCAAGGTCAAAACAAAGAGGCTGAGGAACATTTTGGGTCTTTTCAAAGTGTGAATGGCAGcaacagcataaaaaaacagGACAGCAGACATTTCAGTAAACTAATCTCTGACAGAGTGGTTCATCTCTGATTGTATTCTGGCAGTCCAACCTGCTGCCACCATTTTGCATAACCAGTGCAGCTTGTTCGAGGAACAGTCATAGCCTGCAGGTGCTTCCCAGTCTGCTGGCAACTTCAGCATTCCTCACTCTGAACATTTTGTCCTGAAGTTGCAGCCATAAATGTCCCTTTAATTTGCCAAGTATCTTCTCAGGTGACAGCTTGGATCAATCAGCCGTTGGAGTGGTATTATTGAAACTGCAATAAAAAGGAATTAAGTATGACAAGTGCTTAATGTTAAACTATTTATAGGAAGAGAAGTATGAGAGAGAATGTTGACTCAAGTTCCTGAATTAACCCTGGATGTTAGTTATATGGTTTGCAACTTTGACTGCAAAGCTAACAGGATAGCTTGTTATTATTGACAATGACATAGATAAGAAAAATGCACATTGAGAAGTTTGTAATTGCAAGCAAAAACGGCACAATAAACAACCAGATGAGGACCAAGGACTTTGCCCCtattgggattttttttcagcctgtttTAACAGACTATAGCTTGTTGTCAAAGTCTCGCTCCAGTTTTTCTTAAACAACTGGATCCTATTAAGGTGCTGGAAATTGGCTAAGGATTTGGCTGCCTTATTGGTGGTGTGCAGAGGCTAATAACCAAATGTTCCTTGAGGCCACCATCTGCAAAGGCCTGGCAGATTCTCCTTTCTCAATAATGGAACAACTCTTTGTGCCGTCTGTTTTTCTTACACTGTAACACTGCGCAAACAACAGCACACATGCAAGACCCAGCAGATCTCATGAACGAGGCATTTACTGTGCCCTATACCTTGTAACTACAGAGAAAAGTACATGTTGCCATCGTCGGGAACATGCCCCCAGCTAATATTCCTATCTAATCCAACCTCAGTGTTGGAAGTGTTGTGTTCGGCAGTGTGATTGATGTTTTCTACAGGGTCCCTCTTTCATTATTTAACACCGTAACACCGTAACACTGTTCATTggaatgtaatgtatgtaatatgAGGAATGCGTTTTGACaaaggaaaatagaaaaagttcACCTAGTTTGTGTGATGGTTCAAATATGTAACCCTTAACAAACTGCAAATGTGCCTCCGGCTCTTGTCTCTTGATGTTGATTGGATTGGGAATTATCATCAGAGGCATTTCCAATAGTAGTATTGGTATTGTAACAACTCTATCACCCACATACCCTTTGAAATAATACACTAGGCTTTTGAGTCTCTAACATATCACTTTGAAGATGATTACCTCAGAGTTGAAAAAgcctcttttccttcttctctgttCATGTATTTTGTTCTGTGAAAACATGACcaggactgtttttttttgccctcaCAGGTGTTCTGTGTGCTGTGACCACCTGACTAACTGGTACTATGAGAAGGATGGCAAGCTGTACTGTCGCAAACACTACTGGGAGAAGTTTGGAGAGCTCTGCCACGGTTGCTCTCTCCTCATGACTGGACCTGCCATGGTACGTCTGCTAATCTCACTTTTACCCGTCATCAAGAAAACTTTACTTGGTCTTTCCCTCAAAGGATAAGCAATATAGctaatggatgaatggattttCCAGGAAGTAAGAGTGTGACAAAATGTGTTATCAAGTGTAGGTTCCAGGGTTTTTGAAACCTTATAAGCCTAACTAAAAGAAAGGATGTCTTGGCCTTTGCTGCTACGATTATGAAGCGGCAAGTCCCCCAGCTTTATGGAAGTGCTTTATTACCTTGCTAAAGTACTCCTTTAATGCTAAAATGGCATGCTAACCTATGGCTCTTGCTCTGCTATTTCcttcaattaaaaatgttttccaggTGTATGAGCATTACAACCCACCAGGCTATATTGTTTTGGACttgctatttttcattttgctattGTGCGAATGTGCATTGCGATGTGATTGCCAGGCGTTCAGGGTCTGCCTTGCCATGAAACATATAAGAACAACTGCCAACAATTTCCCCCTCTACTTAAATAATGCCAGAGTGCCCACAGAGCGTGTCAATGCTCTCTGTGCACCCCATTCTCCCTACTGCTCCAGATTAACACCAACATGCATTAAAAGGCAGGGGGCCTGTTATTGTGGCGATTACAGACGAGTGATACTTTCATAGGCTGCTGCTCAAAATAGCAGACTGGACCCTAGACCTCACTTGCGAATTAGTTTCCCCCACTTGAGGCCCCTTTCTGTTCCTTCTCTGTACTGAGGTTCTCCACAGTTCACTTCCTCAAGTACACAAAGGGATCTAGTGGGAAGACGCTTGAACATGAGATGGTTTATGGAGTCCATCATGTTGAGTCCTCTGTGGTGGGATGGCTATGTAGATATTACCCAAAGTCTACGACTCATTGTGTGCTGCACTGGTGGGTTTTCAGAGATCAAGTATCTGTTCTTAAAGAAACACTATGTTACTTTTGAAAGACGAAATAACACATTCTTCCCTCGATACATTAAAAgctaaataaagaaacagtaaaatgttgctTACTTTATTGCTGTCATTGCATTTTGCTGCTGCGACCTGACTCGGTCTGTTCTGACCTGTAGCTTACTGTTAGCAGGCCTTAGCTTGATATTGCTATGTAACTGACCTCACTGagtcagttcactgactttatGACTCCCTTCTTGTGCTGAAGTTGTGCTATGTTTCAACTTCCTGTACCTGCCACTTGTGGCCACAGTTCAGCAAAAGTTAAAGAGTCTTGCTTTAAAAGAAATACCTGTTTCTAAGTTTTAGCTAATTTCCACAATCTTACCTTTTTTCTTAGTGAGGTTCCAGCAAACTGAGCAGTCCTTGTTTAATACATAGACTTAACTATTCAGTTTACATTCATCAGACTGACGCAGACTATGAGTTAGATTTCGGAAATAACTTGGATTCAGTCAGATGTAGAGTGCAATGCACATGCTAACCATATCTTATCAATTATGCAATAAGTCAAAGTAGGTTTTAAATAACGAGGAACTGAAGTAAACACTAAATATTAAATCTGACACCAGAGAAACATGTCAGCCAGCTTTGATTTAGTATCTACAAGTTGAAACATGAAATTCAGGTGGCAGCAGCTCTTGCTGGTCACAACTGGGGTCACTTGTCTAACATGGAGCCAGactgaagtttttcttttcgCCACCAAGCAACACACATAATGGACTCCTCTATTTAGTATTGGCATCCAGCTTCATCAGCCAGTGAAGCCAAGTGTTTTTGGCAGAGCAGAATTGGCATTGCAGCCTCTCAGCCAGAAAGAGAATCATTGTGGTTCATCAGCAGAGGAGGGTCATgcagaactgctgctgcttgttagGCATTCAAGTCCAGAACAGTATTGTTTTTGTCCTGGTTTTAATCATTTGTTAGTTTATTGATTCATTGAAGatgtttgttatattttaagAAAGTTTTtggtgacctttttttttttttttttttttataattgatcTGCTTTTGCtgttcagtttcacatttttttcctctccaaaTTGAGCCCCACTTAGTTTTTCACtttgatcttgtttttttacagcTCTGTCTTGCTGTTAAAGCCTGAGGCAGGTTGTGACTGTGGTTAGTGGTGGTGGGTCTGTTCCTGGCTTGAAGGCAGGGAGTTGCAGACACACTTCTGAGATGTCACAATGATTTGGCTGACTTCACTTTAATCTCTCTGTAGCAGCAGGGAATCCTTTCCCagcactgactcactgactcactggcTCACAGGTGTGGTAACTGTGGGAAAAAGTCCAACTTAACAGGCAGATAACTTCACATCACAGTGATTCTATGGCTGGGAAATGGAGGAGCTCCtcagaaatgaagaaaattcAAACAAATTATGAATAGCGGTAAAACAGCTTCTGTAACAGAGCataactattacattttatgggAAAAAActaacatttttctttatcttcatGAACTTAAATTGGCAGTCGCAGTTCTGAAGTCCCAGTGTAATTGACGTCCATCGCTGCATGTATTGAATTATTTGCTGCTGGTATAAGATGATAAGTATGAGAGGGGCCATAGCTCAGATGGTAGAGCAGGTTGATCCTTGGTTGGCAGCTTGATCCCTGAACCCAGGTTGCCTAAGGAAGGGCATTAACTAACTGAAAAAAATAGTATACTATTAGATTTGTGGGATCTATAAACTGTACATGGAATTAGGCAACAGTGTCCTGAAGTTTTCCTGCCTCACTTTATCCCCACATCATTCAGGTACACATGTAGATTTTCCACTGAGCCACATTTAAAAGGCTTAATTTCTTGAACTTTAGTTTCATAATTGAACCTGAATCAGCATGCTTCATGCTCAGCTATGTGCACAATTAGATTACCTGCTTGCCAAGGGCTGGGCACATTatctcagagagagagggagagggagagagagagaccaacCCAGATAATATGTGAGTGTGACATAAATTGCAGAAAGGGAAATTGGTCAGTGATGTGTAGGCAGTATAAATGAGAGAGAAGGCACATGACAGACTGTTGGAAGCAAGAACGTCAGCGAGACGAGTGGCTCAGACCTGCAGAGGGAGGTGACATCATAGCAGATTCCAGACAGACTAGGAGTGAAGCAGGTGTTACGACTGTGTCACTGCTCAGAACGAGAGGCGGGTAGAAAACAACACGCAGCACAACACACTCATCTCTGACGAGCAAAGCACAGCACAGTGGGACAGCAGCCTCACCGTCAGCATATTACTTCTTTATGCTTTGCACTGTGAAGATAAGCTGGTTGGTTTTGTGGTTCCAGGTGGCCGGAGAACACAAGTATCACCCTGAGTGCTTCGTGTGTCTGAGTTGCAAGGTGGTGATTGAGGACAGGGATACCTACGCCTTAGTGGAGCGATCGAAACTCTACTGGTAAGTCTCCTGCACATGCCTATTCTATCGTCACTGATTTTACTCATCtatgaaatgtgtatttttcatttaatatgtGAGTTTATTTTTCAAGAAGAATAGCAGGCAACAATGTCATCAAGTTAATGTTCATCTGTAAATGTTATTAGTTAGTCATTATTCCATGACTCCTTGAATTTTGTGCTCTTTCAACAGTAACTGAACAACAAGCATATGTCCCTACATGTAATGCTTCACTCCCCCTCCTGTTGTTTGCAGTGGAAAGTGCTACAAGCAGGTGGTCCTTACACCCATGTTGGAAAAACGTTCACACGACTCGGTGCTAGACTCACTGCCCCACACGGTGACCCTAATCTCGATGCCCTCTGCAGCCAACGGCAAGAGGGGCTTCTCCGTCTCAGTGCTGAGGGATGTCAACGGCTCAGTGAGTGTTCAAGTCAAAGAGTAAGTGGCACCTGATATCAGTACCTGTTTCACTGCCCTCTGGAGACAGCATGAGTAATGCTTAACATAAGTCTGATTATAAGTTTGCCAAATAGCAGGgcactagtgtgtgtgtgtgtgtaagtgtggcACTGCAGGAAAACGTATTAGTTGATTGTTTCAATTGATGTAAAAGTGTTTAAGTCAGTCCTGGTTTAGTGGCTGGCCAGCAGACAGACCCAGTTGTCCTTAATCTACTAACATTAAATTAGCACATTCCTTCTACAGTGCTAATACTCACATATTGGTGTTGGTACTGTTTTGCTCCAGGGTCAGAGGGATGCTTATTAGTCCGGAGGTGCGAAATGCCATCCATGTTGGAGACAGGATCCTGGAGATCAATGGCCTTCCAGTTGGGACATtaatggaggaggaggtaggTTTATACCTTGCATATATCTCTGATACTCATGGGAGGTGTGTGATCTGAAATTCTTTGAATGAAGCTATTTCTGTCCCTATTAAGGGCAAGTCAATTCCTTGAGTGCAATTTGAAAAGGTATGTTCTTTAATGTATAACGTGATTTTTGGCATTCCTTACATTCCTCCATTTATACATACTTCAGCTGGGAGAGTACGGTATGTGGAATGACTTAAAGGTTCATTCCCACAACTTCACCCTCACAAAATTACAATCATTCCAATACAGTCATTGCTCACTGCTTAAATTTTCGTTATACTCCACACCGACAACAGCTgtggccagaggcattatgttttcatgttgtccaTTCGACTGTATGACTGTACGTCCAAGTCATGCTCATGAATGTGATGTCTCAGGAATACCTTGAGGGAATGTCTTCATATTTAGCACAAATGTTCTCATGGACTCAAGGAtggactgattagattttggttgttaAAGGACAAAGGTCAAATTCATGGTGAAAGTTTGTAGTTTTATTCTGCCTGCTTAATTCTTagctgtgctctgattggttgctTGGTTGGTAGCCATATATGAGATCTTGTGACCTCAGTAAGGCCTTGAGAGAATTTCCACAAATGTAGCTAAAACATatacttggactcaaggatgattTTGGTGGGCAAAGGTCGAGGTCACAGTGACCGCACAAAGCatgtttttagccataactcaagaattcgtacagcaattatgacaacattttacaaaaatggttaatattttatataacttgataaacagggatgtaacctgaaactagtctgggTGGCAGAGGCACACAACCACAAGGCAGTAATTCAAGTTCATAAATAATTATCCACAGTCCTTTggtttaaatcatattttatttactgcaaGAAATCCTGAGAATTCCAGTAAGAGTATCGTATGGTCGTGGGAACTAATAATGTTAAAATCATGGGAAATCCTGCAACCCTAAATCTCATTGTTTATTTAGGTGGACGATCTTATCCACCGCACCAGTCACACGCTGCAGCTGCTTATAGAGTATGACCCGGTCAGGCAGCGTTTGGATCGGCTTAGACTGGGATCACCCAGGAGCCGGTTGGGAGTCCCAGCCACCTCCCGCATGCGTCTGTCCTCACCTTCTGATGCAGTCCTGGAGAGAACGGATGTGGTCGATGACGGCACGCTTAAAAGGAGGTCTTTGAGGTATGTTAGGCCTAACTAAGGTCTCAGAAACTTTAAAGCTTACGTATTGTGGGGTCAGTAATGGACAAGATGTGAGTGCATTTAATTTCAAATCAGCCATATTGTCTCTACCGCAGACGGAGTAACAGCATATGTAAGTCACCTGGGCCAAATTCTCCCAAAGAGTCTCCCTTTACTACACGAGACATCGGGCGCTCTGAATCCTTGAGATCCTCCAGTAGCTGCTCTCATCGCATCTTCCGGCCATGTGACCTCATCCATGGAGAGATCTTAGGAAAAGGTTTCTTCGGACAGGCCATCAAGGTCAGCCTCCCACTGCCATCAGTTCTTCACCATGTATATTACTCCAACCATTCAGGACTTTTTTTGGTTCCTCTGGCAATGAgcttaaattcagtttaaattcAATGTCACCATCCCACTGACAGGTGACTCATAAAGCCACAGGAgaggtgatggtgatgaaggagcTGATCCGCTGCGATGAGGAGACCCAGAAAACTTTCCTAAAGGAGGTTAGTAATCTGCAGCAGGAGGTCTGAGCTTCCTCATAGACAAGTCCTCTGGCTCTGCATGGAGCTGTGATTTATTATACTCATAACTGAAAGCACGCCACATGTTCCAACAGTTACCTCTTTGTACCTTGTTgttttgagggttttttttttttttcaccagtcTTGTGAGAAAACATTTGCCtgatttttattgtatttaatgctTTTTCTCATGGATTAAATTTCACCTTTACTAGAGTCTGATGAGGGATAATCTGCTTGCATTCCTAATCGTGaacttctgtctttctgtcactCAACTAATCCTCAGGTTAAAGTAATGCGAAGCCTCGATCATCCACATGTTTTGAAGTTCATCGGTGTTCTATATAAGGACAAGAGGCTCAATTTGATAACTGAGTTTATCGAGGGAGGCACCCTGAAGGATTTcatcagagacacagtgagTTAAACTACTTGATTCACTTAACTcttttactctcctcttccACAGTAGAGCACAGAAACCTTCCAGTGGCCT
This genomic window from Seriola aureovittata isolate HTS-2021-v1 ecotype China chromosome 5, ASM2101889v1, whole genome shotgun sequence contains:
- the limk2 gene encoding LIM domain kinase 2 — encoded protein: MEEPEGTDHCYCAGCGGKIQDSFHMKVLQDIWHNACFQCSVCCDHLTNWYYEKDGKLYCRKHYWEKFGELCHGCSLLMTGPAMVAGEHKYHPECFVCLSCKVVIEDRDTYALVERSKLYCGKCYKQVVLTPMLEKRSHDSVLDSLPHTVTLISMPSAANGKRGFSVSVLRDVNGSVSVQVKEVRGMLISPEVRNAIHVGDRILEINGLPVGTLMEEEVDDLIHRTSHTLQLLIEYDPVRQRLDRLRLGSPRSRLGVPATSRMRLSSPSDAVLERTDVVDDGTLKRRSLRRSNSICKSPGPNSPKESPFTTRDIGRSESLRSSSSCSHRIFRPCDLIHGEILGKGFFGQAIKVTHKATGEVMVMKELIRCDEETQKTFLKEVKVMRSLDHPHVLKFIGVLYKDKRLNLITEFIEGGTLKDFIRDTDPFPWEQRVSFAKSIASGMAYLHSMSIIHRDLNSHNCLVKLDNTVVVADFGLSRLIVEEKVKPSPEKPSTKKRVFRRIDRKKRYTVVGNPYWMAPEMLNGKRYDEKVDIFSFGIVLCEIIGKVYADPECLPRTLDFGLNVGKFVEKFLPDDSPAAFFPLAVACCDLTPDNRPPFQKLEDWFEALSLNQELGIPLPAELDELHQSLSQRHWPKDGSPAQSSHQPSTPTAASSDSSSMADNGT